Proteins encoded together in one Capricornis sumatraensis isolate serow.1 chromosome 3, serow.2, whole genome shotgun sequence window:
- the DES gene encoding desmin isoform X1, translated as MSQAYSSSQRVSSYRRTFGGAPSFPLGSPLSSPVFPRAGFGTKGSSSSVTSRVYQVSRTSGGAGGLGALRASRLGSTRVPSSYGAGELLDFSLADAVNQEFLTTRTNEKVELQELNDRFANYIEKVRFLEQQNAALAAEVNRLKGREPTRVAEIYEEELRELRRQVEVLTNQRARVDVERDNLLDDLQRLKAKLQEEIQLKEEAENNLAAFRADVDAATLARIDLERRIESLNEEIAFLKKVHEEEIRELQAQLQEQQVQVEMDMSKPDLTAALRDIRAQYETIAAKNISEAEEWYKSKVSDLTQAANKNNDALRQAKQEMMEYRHQIQSYTCEIDALKGTNDSLMRQMRELEDRFASEASGYQDNIARLEEEIRHLKDEMARHLREYQDLLNVKMALDVEIATYRKLLEGEESRINLPIQTFSALNFRETSPEQRGSEVHTKKTVMIKTIETRDGEVVSEATQQQHEVL; from the exons ATGAGCCAGGCCTACTCGTCCAGCCAGCGGGTGTCGTCCTACCGCCGCACTTTCGGCGGGGCCCCCAGCTTCCCGCTCGGCTCCCCGCTGAGCTCGCCGGTGTTCCCGCGCGCGGGCTTCGGCACCAAGGGCTCCTCGAGCTCGGTGACGTCCCGCGTGTACCAGGTGTCGCGCACgtcgggcggggccgggggcctgGGGGCGCTGCGGGCCAGCCGGCTGGGCTCGACCCGCGTGCCCTCCTCCTACGGCGCGGGCGAGCTGCTGGACTTCTCGCTGGCCGATGCCGTGAACCAGGAGTTCCTGACCACGCGCACCAACGAGAAGGTGGAGCTGCAGGAGCTCAATGATCGCTTCGCCAACTACATCGAGAAGGTGCGCTTCCTGGAGCAGCAGAACGCGGCTCTTGCTGCGGAGGTGAACCGGCTCAAGGGCCGCGAGCCGACGCGCGTGGCCGAGATCTACGAGGAGGAGCTGCGAGAGCTGCGGCGCCAGGTGGAGGTGCTCACCAACCAGCGCGCCCGCGTCGACGTCGAGCGGGACAACCTGCTGGACGACCTGCAGCGGCTCAAGGCCAA GCTGCAAGAGGAAATTCAGCTGAAAGAAGAAGCGGAGAACAATTTGGCTGCCTTCCGAGCC GACGTGGATGCAGCTACTCTAGCTCGAATTGACCTGGAGCGCAGGATCGAATCTCTCAACGAGGAAATCGCGTTCCTTAAGAAAGTGCACGAAGAG GAGATCCGCGAGCTACAGGCCCAGCTTCAGGAACAGCAGGTCCAGGTGGAGATGGACATGTCGAAACCAGACCTCACAGCTGCCCTCAGGGACATCCGTGCTCAGTATGAGACCATCGCAGCCAAGAATATCTCGGAAGCTGAAGAATGGTACAAGTCAAAG GTGTCCGACCTGACCCAGGCAGCCAACAAGAACAATGACGCTCTGCGCCAGGCCAAGCAGGAGATGATGGAGTACCGCCACCAGATCCAGTCCTACACCTGCGAGATTGACGCCCTCAAGGGCACC AACGACTCACTGATGAGGCAGATGAGGGAGCTGGAGGACCGCTTTGCTAGTGAGGCCAGCGGCTACCAGGACAACATTGCCCGCCTGGAGGAGGAGATACGACACCTCAAGGATGAGATGGCCCGCCACCTGCGCGAGTACCAGGACCTGCTTAATGTCAAGATGGCCTTGGACGTGGAGATTGCCACCTACCGGAAGCTGCTGGAGGGCGAGGAGAGCCG GATCAACCTCCCTATCCAGACCTTCTCTGCCCTCAACTTCCGAG AAACAAGCCCTGAGCAGAGGGGTTCTGAGGTCCATACCAAGAAGACGGTGATGATCAAGACCATCGAGACTCGGGACGGGGAG gtCGTCAGTGAGGCCacacagcagcagcatgaggTGCTCTAA
- the DES gene encoding desmin isoform X2 codes for MSQAYSSSQRVSSYRRTFGGAPSFPLGSPLSSPVFPRAGFGTKGSSSSVTSRVYQVSRTSGGAGGLGALRASRLGSTRVPSSYGAGELLDFSLADAVNQEFLTTRTNEKVELQELNDRFANYIEKVRFLEQQNAALAAEVNRLKGREPTRVAEIYEEELRELRRQVEVLTNQRARVDVERDNLLDDLQRLKAKLQEEIQLKEEAENNLAAFRADVDAATLARIDLERRIESLNEEIAFLKKVHEEDLLNVKMALDVEIATYRKLLEGEESRINLPIQTFSALNFRETSPEQRGSEVHTKKTVMIKTIETRDGEVVSEATQQQHEVL; via the exons ATGAGCCAGGCCTACTCGTCCAGCCAGCGGGTGTCGTCCTACCGCCGCACTTTCGGCGGGGCCCCCAGCTTCCCGCTCGGCTCCCCGCTGAGCTCGCCGGTGTTCCCGCGCGCGGGCTTCGGCACCAAGGGCTCCTCGAGCTCGGTGACGTCCCGCGTGTACCAGGTGTCGCGCACgtcgggcggggccgggggcctgGGGGCGCTGCGGGCCAGCCGGCTGGGCTCGACCCGCGTGCCCTCCTCCTACGGCGCGGGCGAGCTGCTGGACTTCTCGCTGGCCGATGCCGTGAACCAGGAGTTCCTGACCACGCGCACCAACGAGAAGGTGGAGCTGCAGGAGCTCAATGATCGCTTCGCCAACTACATCGAGAAGGTGCGCTTCCTGGAGCAGCAGAACGCGGCTCTTGCTGCGGAGGTGAACCGGCTCAAGGGCCGCGAGCCGACGCGCGTGGCCGAGATCTACGAGGAGGAGCTGCGAGAGCTGCGGCGCCAGGTGGAGGTGCTCACCAACCAGCGCGCCCGCGTCGACGTCGAGCGGGACAACCTGCTGGACGACCTGCAGCGGCTCAAGGCCAA GCTGCAAGAGGAAATTCAGCTGAAAGAAGAAGCGGAGAACAATTTGGCTGCCTTCCGAGCC GACGTGGATGCAGCTACTCTAGCTCGAATTGACCTGGAGCGCAGGATCGAATCTCTCAACGAGGAAATCGCGTTCCTTAAGAAAGTGCACGAAGAG GACCTGCTTAATGTCAAGATGGCCTTGGACGTGGAGATTGCCACCTACCGGAAGCTGCTGGAGGGCGAGGAGAGCCG GATCAACCTCCCTATCCAGACCTTCTCTGCCCTCAACTTCCGAG AAACAAGCCCTGAGCAGAGGGGTTCTGAGGTCCATACCAAGAAGACGGTGATGATCAAGACCATCGAGACTCGGGACGGGGAG gtCGTCAGTGAGGCCacacagcagcagcatgaggTGCTCTAA